In one window of Nerophis ophidion isolate RoL-2023_Sa linkage group LG05, RoL_Noph_v1.0, whole genome shotgun sequence DNA:
- the LOC133553506 gene encoding integral membrane protein 2A-like, which produces MVKIAFNPALAQKAIGKEPVAVKDPELGAAPIGIAGSTGRCLVTLLGIAFILSGLIVGGACLYRYFTPKRLYHGAMQFSDVSAGGDVESRPYYLPRVEEEVEISDSMAVISVPPPRFRAGDPAYILHDFNRKLTAYLDLTLRTCFVIPLNTSVVLPPQDLIDLFSQLMSGSYRSYLVHEDLVVTERIDDIKPLGFYIRRLCNGKDTYKMERRASLPGGGIHKRSAEECFTIHHFENKFVTETQICKA; this is translated from the exons ATGGTGAAGATTGCTTTTAACCCGGCGTTGGCGCAGAAAGCTATCGGAAAGGAGCCCGTCGCGGTGAAG gacccGGAGCTGGGTGCAGCTCCAATAGGCATCGCAGGTTCCACAGGTCGCTGCTTGGTAACACTGCTGGGCATCGCCTTCATCCTTAGTGGACTCATCGTGGGGGGAGCTTGTCTCTATCGCTATTTCACCCCCAAG AGGCTGTATCACGGGGCTATGCAGTTCAGTGACGTGTCTGCTGGGGGCGATGTCGAGAGCCGGCCATACTATCTCCCAAGGGTGGAGGAGGAGGTGGAGATTTCGGACAGCATGGCCGTCATCAGCGTCCCTCCGCCCCGCTTCAGGGCCGGAGACCCCGCCTACATCCTCCACGACTTCAACAGg AAGCTGACCGCGTATCTGGACCTGACTCTGAGGACCTGCTTTGTGATCCCACTGAACACATCGGTGGTGCTGCCCCCACAGGATCTCATCGACCTCTTCTCACAGTTGATG TCTGGCTCGTACCGCAGCTACCTGGTGCACGAGGACCTGGTGGTGACCGAGCGCATCGACGACATCAAACCTCTGGGCTTCTACATTCGCCGACTGTGCAACGGCAAGGACACCTACAAGATGGAGCGCCGTGCCAGCCTCCCAG GTGGAGGCATCCATAAGCGCTCCGCAGAAGAGTGTTTCACCATCCATCACTTTGAAAACAAGTTCGTAACCGAGACCCAGATCTGCAAGGCTTGA